The genome window ACTATCGTTAAAAGAGACTCGAGATAATTATGATTTACGCTTAGCAATTGAGTCACATGCAATTAAATTAGTGCGTGAATATTTAACTAATGAGCATTTTTCTATTTTAGAGACCATTATTGAGCGGCAAAATGAATTATTGAAGGAAAATGACTATCAAGGTTGGATAAAAGAAGATGAACGATTCCACCGTTTCTTCTTAGAATTACTGGATAACTCAGTTTTCTTAGATTTAGCGGACAATATTCGCCAGCGAGTATATTTTCAGCCCGACCCTATTTATCGCAATGAATATTATTATGAATCTACACGCCAACATCAGCAATTGGTTGAGCAACTCAAAGCAAAAGAATTTACCCTTGCGGAAGAAACGCTGACTGAGCATATTTTACGCGGTAAACGTAATTATGTTTAATGTTAAAACTAACAAAAAAGAGAAAACCAAATTTATGGTTTTCTCTTAAATTGAATGTTATTTATAACGATTTATCTTAGCTAGATTTGGCTTCTTTCAGTGCTGCGTCTTTATCATGGTGATAATGGAACGTAAATTGGAATATTATTGCCAATACAACAGTATAAGAAGCAAAAACTAACCAAATCATTTGCCAATCTTTAATACCATCCACGGTGTAATAGTCGACAACCAATCCACTTAGTATCGC of Providencia rettgeri contains these proteins:
- the ydfH_2 gene encoding Uncharacterized HTH-type transcriptional regulator ydfH; translation: MKDKPLSQQAYTAIKHKILSKQFGEESYTSENSLVEELGMSRTPIREALYQLQNESLVKIIPRKGVFIQKLSLKETRDNYDLRLAIESHAIKLVREYLTNEHFSILETIIERQNELLKENDYQGWIKEDERFHRFFLELLDNSVFLDLADNIRQRVYFQPDPIYRNEYYYESTRQHQQLVEQLKAKEFTLAEETLTEHILRGKRNYV